From Bacteroidales bacterium, one genomic window encodes:
- a CDS encoding porin family protein yields MKNSDNILNSAMQEERTNSIDQLFADKLKDLDGSKESLGDFALSDEENSKIWDSVSRGISAGKPVGNNNIVKHNTLKTRIIYWSVAAAAAAVVAGIFFKTSSPNQSYIQKQNGPAKEIIAGQQPFRPEIKPMKTTMARNAQNYLASKSVREPEVELPYLTEQQYDIHVIANEPVVKPYKKAEPKTAVQKKRTESFGYMTNFGAYENEERQSRRNISYAISSNISGGGKFDVSNNFIKSVAAQVGYVAPSSAPQIEQVSETTYSLPLNFAIQAHYKINNLVTVGAGVSYTYLHSKYDGLINKKAYKIRQGIHYIGIPVNAYFNILQSKSFSFYGNAGASIEKGVKVHYEMTTYDGSTRNANSHVKGVQFSTNAGIGLEYKFNNSKMGIYVEPNLVYYFDSKIPASIRTDQPLQIEAEVGVRFHIK; encoded by the coding sequence TTGAAGAATTCTGACAATATATTAAACAGTGCAATGCAGGAGGAGAGAACAAACTCCATTGACCAGTTGTTTGCCGATAAGTTGAAAGACTTGGACGGAAGCAAGGAGTCTTTGGGGGATTTTGCTCTTTCAGATGAGGAGAATTCCAAGATATGGGATTCCGTGAGCCGCGGCATTTCTGCAGGAAAACCTGTCGGGAATAATAATATTGTTAAACATAACACGCTAAAGACCAGAATTATATATTGGTCAGTCGCAGCAGCTGCAGCCGCTGTTGTTGCGGGAATTTTCTTTAAGACATCAAGCCCAAATCAGTCATATATTCAAAAGCAGAACGGACCGGCAAAAGAGATTATTGCCGGCCAACAACCATTTCGGCCCGAAATCAAACCTATGAAAACGACTATGGCCCGAAATGCCCAAAATTATCTGGCATCTAAGAGTGTGCGGGAGCCTGAGGTTGAACTTCCTTATTTGACGGAGCAGCAGTATGATATTCACGTTATTGCGAATGAACCTGTTGTGAAACCTTATAAAAAAGCTGAACCTAAGACTGCTGTGCAGAAAAAGAGGACGGAATCTTTTGGGTATATGACTAATTTTGGAGCTTATGAAAATGAGGAGAGGCAGAGCAGAAGAAATATTTCTTATGCAATTTCTTCTAATATTTCCGGCGGCGGTAAATTTGACGTTTCAAATAACTTCATAAAATCCGTTGCGGCGCAGGTTGGATATGTTGCTCCTTCTTCAGCTCCTCAGATAGAGCAAGTTTCAGAGACTACGTATTCTCTTCCGTTAAATTTTGCTATCCAGGCACACTATAAAATCAATAACCTGGTTACTGTTGGTGCAGGTGTAAGTTACACTTATCTGCACAGCAAATACGACGGGCTTATTAACAAGAAAGCTTATAAGATTAGACAGGGTATCCATTACATTGGCATTCCTGTTAATGCTTACTTTAACATATTGCAGTCTAAGTCATTTTCTTTCTATGGCAATGCGGGTGCAAGCATAGAGAAGGGAGTTAAAGTTCATTATGAGATGACGACTTATGACGGCTCCACAAGGAATGCAAATTCTCATGTTAAAGGAGTTCAGTTCTCAACTAACGCAGGTATTGGACTAGAGTATAAATTTAATAACAGCAAGATGGGTATCTATGTGGAACCTAACTTGGTATATTACTTTGACTCTAAGATTCCCGCAAGCATAAGAACAGACCAGCCGCTGCAAATAGAGGCTGAGGTTGGAGTAAGATTCCACATCAAATAA
- a CDS encoding sigma-70 family RNA polymerase sigma factor, producing MSKEINIKQDSKDPYSDLVRECIGGKQQAQEEMYGKLSSKMFPVCLRYVGERERAKDVMHDGFITLFAKLGDFRGDGSFEGWARRIFVTTCLMYLRKNDVLKNSEQIDGEIPVIDIKLDPKETERLDAQTLMKVIAEMPAGFRTVFNLYVIEGYSHKEIAKMLKMSEGGSRSQLSRARVWLQEKLKNFKWN from the coding sequence GTGTCCAAGGAGATAAACATAAAGCAAGATTCCAAGGATCCCTACTCAGATTTGGTGAGGGAGTGCATTGGCGGAAAGCAGCAGGCACAGGAGGAAATGTACGGGAAGTTATCTTCCAAAATGTTTCCGGTTTGCTTGCGTTATGTTGGTGAAAGAGAGCGTGCTAAGGATGTTATGCATGATGGGTTTATTACCCTTTTTGCAAAGCTGGGGGACTTTAGGGGAGATGGTTCTTTTGAAGGTTGGGCAAGGAGAATTTTTGTGACAACATGCCTCATGTATTTGAGGAAAAATGACGTCCTGAAAAATTCGGAACAGATAGACGGGGAGATTCCGGTTATTGATATAAAGCTGGACCCAAAAGAGACGGAAAGGTTGGATGCTCAGACGCTCATGAAGGTTATTGCGGAGATGCCGGCGGGGTTTAGGACTGTGTTTAACCTTTATGTGATAGAGGGATATTCTCATAAAGAGATAGCTAAGATGCTAAAGATGAGCGAGGGAGGAAGCAGGAGCCAGCTGAGCAGAGCAAGAGTGTGGTTGCAGGAGAAACTCAAAAATTTTAAGTGGAATTAA
- a CDS encoding tetratricopeptide repeat protein, translating to MKKLQILLPIALLFFVMLAAGSSAAQEKNTSKKNNSDTYMISAEQAYLKNNFKEAMANCVSALEQNPENDAAYHLMAKISLSLNKMDDAEKFVKKAYDIDTSNYYYATDLAASYLQNNKIDEAKTIFEKLSKKYPGKSEVFLNLVNIYSKTGDFDKVFSVADRLEKIAGPNEVSTMARFNAYSAKRQYPQAIKCLQDADAVSPNPRYEALLGDMSMDRYNDTLALGYYNKALEQDSAYAPALFGKAELYRLRNDFPNFFKFLNPFMANKEINPKMKTDYLKQIFNNPGFLTRYKEQMAESMQIMAEADPDDSTGNQIAAIYLAGAGKRDEARKILENNIKYYPDDYGTNIDYMSFLYSSEDWKRLKNFGDSAAVKFPGKTDMLQFKGLAEYNLKQYDSAIATISQVEKISAAKKDTTLLINAYSLIGDLYHLKNQNEETYKYYKKVLKLNPKESPVLNNWAWYIATSDKNGNLDKALKMSKITIDNEPDNATYLDTYGWILYLQGNYAEARKQFQHALAYGGTDNPVMLDHYSEVLFALKEYDLAFLYWDKALEAAKRQGDTEQIEKLQKKIEVKKEMSKK from the coding sequence ATGAAGAAATTACAAATATTGCTCCCGATAGCACTTCTTTTTTTTGTAATGCTGGCCGCAGGCAGCAGCGCAGCGCAAGAGAAGAACACCTCCAAGAAGAACAACTCAGATACCTACATGATTTCAGCAGAACAGGCATATCTGAAGAATAACTTTAAAGAGGCAATGGCAAATTGTGTCTCCGCCCTGGAACAAAATCCAGAAAATGACGCAGCATATCATCTGATGGCAAAGATTTCACTGTCGCTGAATAAAATGGATGACGCTGAAAAATTTGTTAAGAAGGCCTATGATATTGATACATCAAACTATTACTACGCAACAGACCTTGCAGCCTCCTATTTGCAGAATAATAAAATAGATGAGGCAAAAACCATATTTGAGAAACTGTCAAAAAAATATCCGGGAAAATCCGAGGTCTTTCTGAATCTTGTAAACATCTACTCCAAGACTGGAGATTTTGATAAAGTATTTTCTGTCGCCGACAGATTGGAAAAAATAGCAGGTCCTAATGAGGTCTCCACAATGGCCCGCTTTAACGCATACTCTGCAAAACGCCAGTATCCGCAGGCAATCAAGTGCTTGCAGGATGCGGACGCCGTAAGTCCAAATCCAAGATATGAGGCTCTGCTGGGAGACATGAGCATGGACAGATATAATGATACTTTGGCTCTAGGCTATTACAATAAGGCATTGGAACAAGATTCCGCTTATGCACCAGCACTTTTTGGAAAGGCGGAACTTTACAGATTAAGAAATGACTTTCCCAATTTCTTCAAATTTTTAAATCCGTTTATGGCAAATAAGGAAATCAATCCAAAGATGAAGACAGATTACCTTAAACAGATTTTTAACAACCCCGGATTTCTTACAAGATACAAGGAGCAAATGGCTGAATCCATGCAGATTATGGCAGAAGCAGACCCGGATGATTCCACCGGCAATCAGATTGCGGCCATATACCTGGCCGGTGCGGGAAAAAGAGATGAAGCGCGCAAAATCCTGGAAAACAACATAAAATATTATCCGGATGATTACGGTACAAACATAGATTACATGTCTTTTTTGTACAGTTCCGAGGATTGGAAAAGGCTGAAAAATTTTGGAGATTCCGCAGCAGTTAAATTCCCCGGAAAGACTGATATGCTGCAATTTAAAGGATTAGCCGAATATAATCTGAAACAGTATGATTCTGCTATTGCCACAATTTCACAAGTGGAAAAAATTTCTGCAGCAAAGAAAGATACGACGCTTCTGATTAACGCCTATTCTTTGATTGGAGATTTATATCACCTTAAGAATCAAAATGAAGAGACGTATAAATACTACAAGAAAGTATTAAAGCTTAATCCAAAAGAGTCTCCGGTACTTAACAACTGGGCCTGGTACATTGCCACTTCAGACAAAAACGGCAACCTGGATAAAGCCCTTAAAATGAGCAAGATTACAATAGATAATGAACCGGACAATGCCACTTATCTGGATACTTACGGATGGATTCTTTACTTGCAGGGGAACTATGCGGAGGCACGCAAACAGTTCCAGCATGCTCTGGCATACGGAGGTACAGATAATCCCGTGATGCTGGACCACTATTCAGAAGTTTTGTTTGCCCTTAAAGAGTATGACCTTGCTTTTCTTTACTGGGACAAGGCGCTGGAAGCTGCTAAGAGACAGGGAGATACTGAGCAGATAGAGAAACTGCAAAAAAAGATTGAGGTTAAAAAAGAAATGAGCAAAAAGTAA
- a CDS encoding peptidoglycan DD-metalloendopeptidase family protein produces the protein MLLSAFFVLSSPYSACAQNSSTQKSVESKKAQINKLQQDIEFLDRQIAQTQKKRKNTLEELALIKKKVETRKLLIAQLDKEIARQSDEIYGKTIELGVTQRHMDTLKMYYKRMIIKAYRNRDSRTWFMYILASNSIEQGYRRWSYLKDYSRALNDQAKNLKEVQNKIADERKNITHLQTENIKTQKSKTEEYNKFKTEEQKSNAYANSLARQQKKFSGQLQQKKRQAAQLNREVQRMIAAAIAAERKKAANSASSSRNTSTKKSTSSSSEKAAPMTYSETPESAQLSGEFRNNRGRLPWPVRRGVITEGYGEHNDNTVKGGGLPFNNGINISAPRGCSIQSVFEGTVKQIIVIPGYSHCVLIQHGNYFTFYCKLGSVSVRVGQKVSTGQTIGTLDSSMEESVLHFELWAGTQKQNPESWLKRY, from the coding sequence ATGCTGCTCTCCGCTTTTTTTGTTCTCTCATCACCCTATTCAGCATGCGCTCAAAATTCCTCCACTCAAAAATCTGTCGAGAGTAAAAAGGCGCAAATCAATAAATTGCAACAAGATATAGAGTTTCTGGATAGGCAAATAGCGCAAACTCAAAAGAAGAGAAAGAACACGCTGGAGGAGCTTGCCCTAATAAAGAAAAAGGTGGAGACCAGGAAGTTGCTGATTGCACAGCTGGACAAAGAGATTGCAAGGCAGAGCGACGAGATTTACGGCAAGACCATTGAACTTGGTGTGACGCAAAGACACATGGATACCCTTAAGATGTACTATAAAAGGATGATTATCAAGGCATACCGCAACAGGGACAGCCGTACTTGGTTCATGTATATTCTTGCCAGCAATAGTATTGAACAGGGGTACAGGAGATGGAGCTATCTTAAAGACTATTCCAGGGCGCTGAATGATCAGGCCAAAAATTTAAAGGAAGTACAGAATAAAATTGCCGATGAGAGAAAAAATATCACTCACCTGCAGACAGAAAATATAAAGACGCAAAAGTCTAAGACAGAGGAGTATAACAAGTTCAAGACAGAGGAGCAAAAATCCAATGCGTATGCAAATTCCCTGGCCCGGCAACAGAAAAAATTCAGCGGTCAGCTTCAGCAAAAAAAGAGACAGGCGGCTCAACTTAACAGAGAAGTTCAGAGGATGATTGCTGCGGCAATTGCGGCAGAGAGGAAAAAGGCGGCTAATTCTGCATCTTCATCTAGAAATACATCTACCAAGAAATCAACAAGTTCCTCATCAGAAAAGGCTGCTCCAATGACATATTCTGAGACACCTGAAAGCGCACAACTTTCCGGAGAATTCAGAAATAATCGCGGCAGACTTCCATGGCCTGTAAGAAGAGGCGTGATTACAGAGGGATACGGAGAACATAATGATAATACTGTAAAGGGAGGCGGACTTCCATTTAACAACGGTATAAATATCTCTGCACCAAGAGGATGCTCTATTCAATCAGTATTTGAGGGTACAGTAAAGCAAATAATAGTTATCCCGGGATACAGCCACTGCGTTCTTATTCAGCACGGCAATTATTTCACTTTCTATTGCAAGCTTGGAAGCGTTTCTGTTAGAGTTGGTCAGAAAGTCTCAACAGGACAAACAATCGGAACGCTGGACTCTTCTATGGAAGAATCCGTACTGCACTTTGAACTTTGGGCCGGAACCCAGAAACAAAATCCCGAAAGCTGGCTTAAGAGATATTAA
- a CDS encoding deoxynucleoside kinase: MHIGIAGNIGSGKTTLTRLLAKSINWTPRFEPVDDNPYLADFYKDMQRWSFNLQIYFLNKRFKEVVNINRSNENVIQDRTIYEDSCVFAPNLHKMGLMSTRDYENYKDLFSLMISLVKPPDLMIYLRSSIEHLVGNIQKRGREYEEGIRLDYLKGLNDLYEAWITEYTDGKKLIIDVDKLDFENNPKDLSSVIDSIGAELHGLF, encoded by the coding sequence ATGCATATTGGAATAGCGGGAAATATTGGTAGCGGCAAAACCACCCTTACCAGACTTTTGGCAAAGAGCATTAATTGGACTCCAAGATTTGAGCCGGTAGATGATAACCCTTATCTGGCAGATTTTTACAAGGATATGCAACGCTGGTCCTTTAACCTGCAGATTTATTTTCTCAATAAAAGATTCAAAGAAGTTGTAAATATCAATCGTTCTAATGAGAACGTAATACAAGACAGAACCATCTATGAAGATTCCTGCGTTTTTGCTCCAAACTTGCACAAGATGGGACTTATGAGCACAAGAGATTATGAGAATTACAAAGACTTATTTTCTCTTATGATTTCTCTTGTAAAACCACCGGATTTAATGATTTATCTCCGTTCATCCATTGAGCACCTTGTTGGAAATATCCAGAAGCGCGGCAGAGAGTATGAAGAGGGAATCCGCCTGGATTATCTAAAGGGATTGAATGATTTGTATGAGGCTTGGATAACTGAGTACACAGATGGCAAAAAGCTAATCATTGATGTGGATAAATTAGACTTTGAGAATAATCCAAAGGATTTAAGTTCTGTTATAGACTCAATAGGAGCAGAACTGCACGGATTGTTTTAA
- a CDS encoding protein-L-isoaspartate(D-aspartate) O-methyltransferase gives MLNSELDPLIQKGRRKKLVEELAKCKMFGSRVLRAIGAVPRHIFIEKGMEEFAYKNIRVEIGEKQTISQPSTVALETELLDVKSGDKILEIGTGCGYQTAILFYLGANVYSIERQKELFLQAQINLQKIEYTKPKLFWGDGFKGLPQFAPFDGIIVTCGAPEIPNSLLLQLKIGGRIVIPVGEKEQEMLLITRKNKIDFEKKSFGAASFVPMLHGVKK, from the coding sequence ATGCTAAATTCAGAACTGGACCCGCTTATTCAAAAGGGAAGAAGGAAGAAACTTGTTGAGGAGCTTGCCAAATGTAAAATGTTTGGCAGCAGGGTTTTACGTGCAATTGGCGCCGTGCCCCGCCATATTTTCATAGAGAAAGGGATGGAGGAATTTGCATATAAAAACATCAGGGTGGAAATTGGAGAAAAACAAACTATTTCCCAGCCCTCCACGGTTGCGCTGGAAACAGAGCTGCTGGATGTTAAAAGCGGAGATAAGATACTGGAGATTGGAACCGGGTGCGGTTATCAGACAGCTATCTTGTTTTATTTAGGTGCGAACGTTTACTCAATTGAGAGACAAAAAGAGCTCTTCCTGCAGGCACAAATAAATCTGCAGAAAATTGAATACACAAAACCCAAGCTTTTCTGGGGCGACGGATTTAAAGGACTGCCGCAATTTGCTCCGTTTGACGGAATTATAGTTACCTGCGGCGCGCCCGAAATACCTAACAGTCTCTTGCTTCAGCTAAAAATAGGCGGAAGAATTGTAATACCTGTCGGCGAGAAAGAACAAGAAATGCTGCTGATAACAAGAAAAAATAAAATAGATTTTGAGAAGAAATCTTTTGGCGCAGCCAGTTTTGTTCCAATGCTGCATGGAGTAAAGAAATAA
- a CDS encoding MBL fold metallo-hydrolase — translation MIKVKQFYLNELRECCYILSDETKECVIVDPGISSQSEEDRIVKYISSEDLKPVKTICTHGHFDHVMGTSFIKEKYNTPLYLNPKDKHRLESAQKDCLMFGYKIEQPPFDTLDIKEGEDITFGKSVLKVFATPGHTHGSVCFYSPTDKFVLTGDTLFAGSCGRTDLPEGDDEAMASSLSKIAKEIPADCIVYPGHGPNSTMKDELQFNPFLRDKGF, via the coding sequence ATGATAAAGGTTAAACAGTTTTATTTGAACGAGTTGCGGGAGTGCTGCTATATCCTTTCCGACGAGACTAAAGAGTGTGTAATTGTGGACCCGGGCATTAGCTCTCAAAGCGAGGAAGACCGGATTGTGAAATATATTTCTTCTGAAGATTTAAAGCCCGTTAAAACAATTTGCACTCACGGACATTTTGACCATGTAATGGGAACCTCTTTTATAAAAGAGAAATACAATACCCCTTTGTACCTGAATCCCAAGGATAAACACAGGCTGGAGAGCGCTCAAAAAGATTGTCTTATGTTTGGATATAAGATTGAGCAGCCGCCGTTTGATACATTGGATATTAAAGAGGGTGAGGATATTACATTTGGAAAATCTGTGCTTAAAGTATTTGCCACGCCGGGACATACGCACGGCAGCGTATGTTTTTACTCCCCGACAGATAAATTTGTCCTTACGGGAGACACGCTGTTTGCGGGGAGTTGCGGAAGAACGGATTTGCCTGAGGGTGATGATGAAGCAATGGCCTCCAGCCTTAGCAAAATTGCAAAGGAAATTCCGGCGGACTGCATTGTCTACCCTGGGCACGGCCCAAATTCAACCATGAAAGATGAACTGCAGTTTAATCCTTTTTTAAGAGATAAGGGCTTTTAA
- the uvrA gene encoding excinuclease ABC subunit UvrA — MLDKIEIIGANEHNLKNVSVTIPRGKYVVITGLSGSGKSSLAFDTIYAEGQRRYMETLSAYARQFIGILEKPNVESITGLSPIIAIEQKTTGNNPRSTVGTITEVYDFLRLLYARASYAYSPSTGKRMIKYTSDQITQLIIKEYNGEKCLLLAPLVVGRKGHYKDLFDSLLRKGYQQVRIDGKIREVADVKPLDRYKIHFIDLVVDKLIPSETDYKRIYESVNNALERGKGTIAILKLSDAENKSSASELDKDLRFFSQHLMDADTGFSLPEPAPFTFSFNSPQGACPRCKGLGYISQLDISKIIPNPHKSINAGGILPLGSYRDSNNFRILESMAKKYDFSLNTQIRNLPEDILNMIIYGTDELFRVNLADGTLLAPFPGIVSKLEQKEDEDDISVRKERFIEETVCPECNGTRLKKEALYFKIDEKNIAEVSAMDIDTLAEWIKSLPEKLDKKQNLIARDVLKELNDRIGFLQAVGLNYLSLDRATRTLSGGESQRIRLATQIGSKLVNVLYILDEPSIGLHQRDNIKLINSLKQLRDEGNSVMVVEHDLETMLSADWLIDLGPGAGSRGGELLFSGTPGELMKMPLAKIKEMHSYTADYLRGIKKIEVPSERRKGNGKFLKLYGATGNNLKGANLTLPLGCLIGVSGVSGSGKSSLVNETLMPILSKYFYRSLMTPLPYQKIEGIENIDKLIVVDQSPIGRTPRSNPATYTNVFSDIRKLFEKTPDAQIRGFKAGRFSFNVKGGRCETCKGAGVETIEMNYLPSVYVTCKECNGKRYNAETLEVKYKGKSINDVLEMTISQAVEFFEHIPSIVPKLKALEDVGLGYVKLGQPSTTLSGGESQRVKLATELSKRETGSSLYILDEPTTGLHFEDIKVLLGVLQKIVDKGNTVVIIEHNLDILKSVDWLIDMGPEGGRGGGKIIAEGTPEQVAKDKISYTGKYLKEIL; from the coding sequence ATTTTGGATAAAATAGAAATCATAGGGGCCAACGAACACAACCTTAAAAACGTAAGTGTTACTATTCCGCGCGGGAAATACGTGGTAATCACCGGATTATCAGGCAGCGGGAAATCTTCCCTTGCGTTTGATACAATTTATGCAGAGGGGCAGCGCCGTTATATGGAGACGCTCTCCGCTTATGCAAGGCAGTTTATAGGTATCCTGGAAAAGCCTAATGTGGAGAGCATTACGGGGTTAAGCCCAATAATAGCAATAGAGCAGAAAACTACGGGAAACAATCCCCGCTCAACTGTCGGGACCATAACGGAAGTCTATGACTTCCTCCGTTTGCTCTATGCCAGAGCCTCTTACGCATACTCCCCCTCTACGGGCAAGAGAATGATAAAATATACAAGCGACCAAATAACACAGCTGATTATTAAGGAGTATAACGGAGAGAAATGCTTGCTGCTTGCGCCGCTTGTAGTGGGAAGAAAAGGACACTATAAAGATTTGTTTGACAGTTTGTTGCGCAAAGGATACCAGCAGGTTAGAATTGACGGAAAAATCAGGGAGGTGGCAGATGTCAAGCCATTGGACAGATATAAAATCCACTTCATTGATTTGGTTGTTGATAAGCTGATTCCGTCGGAGACAGATTATAAAAGGATCTACGAGTCTGTCAATAACGCACTTGAAAGGGGAAAGGGAACTATCGCGATACTAAAACTTTCAGACGCAGAGAATAAAAGCAGCGCCTCTGAACTGGATAAAGATTTGAGATTTTTCAGCCAGCATCTGATGGATGCAGATACCGGATTTTCTTTGCCGGAGCCGGCGCCGTTTACGTTTTCATTCAACTCTCCGCAGGGAGCCTGCCCGCGCTGCAAAGGCCTTGGATATATCTCACAATTAGATATTTCCAAGATTATTCCTAATCCTCACAAGTCAATAAATGCGGGAGGTATTTTGCCGCTTGGCAGCTATAGAGATTCCAACAATTTCCGCATTCTGGAGAGCATGGCAAAGAAGTATGATTTCTCTCTTAACACGCAAATCAGGAACCTGCCGGAAGATATTCTCAATATGATTATCTATGGGACTGATGAATTGTTCAGAGTCAATCTTGCAGACGGAACTCTGCTTGCTCCGTTCCCCGGAATTGTCTCAAAATTAGAGCAAAAAGAGGATGAGGATGATATCAGCGTACGCAAGGAGAGATTTATAGAAGAGACAGTATGTCCGGAATGTAACGGAACAAGATTAAAAAAAGAGGCTCTCTATTTTAAGATAGATGAGAAAAATATTGCGGAAGTCTCTGCAATGGACATAGATACGCTGGCGGAATGGATAAAGAGCTTGCCGGAAAAACTGGACAAAAAACAAAACCTGATTGCTCGCGATGTTTTAAAAGAGCTCAATGACAGGATTGGTTTTTTGCAGGCCGTAGGATTAAATTATCTCTCTCTCGACAGGGCAACAAGAACGCTCAGCGGAGGTGAGAGTCAAAGAATTAGGCTTGCAACTCAAATCGGCAGCAAGCTTGTGAATGTGCTATATATTTTGGATGAGCCAAGCATAGGACTGCATCAGAGGGATAACATAAAACTTATCAATTCACTTAAGCAATTAAGAGATGAGGGGAATTCCGTAATGGTGGTTGAACATGATTTGGAGACAATGCTAAGCGCAGATTGGCTGATTGATTTAGGGCCCGGAGCAGGTAGCAGAGGAGGAGAACTTTTGTTTAGCGGCACTCCCGGAGAACTAATGAAAATGCCACTTGCAAAGATTAAAGAGATGCACAGCTATACGGCTGATTACCTGAGAGGTATAAAAAAGATAGAAGTGCCGTCGGAGAGACGCAAGGGCAACGGAAAATTTCTAAAGTTATACGGAGCAACGGGCAATAATTTAAAGGGCGCAAACCTTACCCTTCCGCTTGGTTGTCTGATTGGTGTGAGCGGAGTAAGCGGCAGCGGAAAATCTTCTTTGGTTAATGAGACTCTAATGCCAATATTGAGCAAATATTTTTACCGCTCTTTAATGACGCCGCTACCTTATCAGAAAATTGAAGGGATAGAAAACATTGATAAGCTGATAGTTGTAGACCAGAGCCCAATTGGCAGGACACCGCGCAGCAATCCGGCAACCTACACAAATGTATTCTCCGATATTAGGAAACTTTTTGAAAAAACGCCCGATGCTCAGATAAGAGGATTTAAGGCGGGGAGATTTTCATTCAACGTAAAAGGCGGCAGATGTGAAACTTGCAAAGGAGCAGGAGTAGAAACAATTGAGATGAATTATCTGCCTAGCGTTTATGTTACATGCAAAGAGTGTAACGGAAAAAGATATAACGCAGAAACTTTGGAGGTAAAATACAAGGGGAAGAGTATTAATGATGTGCTGGAAATGACTATCTCCCAGGCAGTTGAATTCTTTGAACACATTCCTTCCATTGTACCAAAACTTAAAGCTCTGGAGGATGTGGGTCTTGGCTATGTAAAACTTGGGCAGCCTTCTACCACTTTAAGCGGCGGAGAGAGCCAAAGAGTAAAATTGGCTACAGAACTATCCAAAAGGGAGACAGGAAGTTCCCTTTATATCCTGGATGAGCCAACAACTGGCTTGCATTTTGAGGACATAAAGGTTCTGCTTGGAGTACTGCAGAAAATTGTGGACAAAGGAAATACCGTCGTGATTATAGAGCATAACCTTGATATTTTAAAATCAGTTGATTGGCTGATAGATATGGGGCCGGAAGGAGGACGCGGCGGCGGAAAAATAATTGCAGAGGGAACACCAGAGCAGGTGGCAAAAGACAAAATTTCTTATACGGGAAAATATCTTAAAGAGATTTTATAA